Within Suricata suricatta isolate VVHF042 chromosome 12, meerkat_22Aug2017_6uvM2_HiC, whole genome shotgun sequence, the genomic segment AGGCCAAGGCACGAGTTGGCTAGGCTGGTGACCAGAGCCCAAGTCCGCGGTGCTTGATGGGCCTGGCACGTGGGGACTAGGTGCTGGCTCCCAGCAGCGGCGGCATCAGAAATCCCCTGTTGTCTGTATTTGTTCTCTTCTGAGAGTACCCACGACAGAGTGCCGAGGAAGACCAGGGGGACCTGGGCTCTCTGTGCAACACTCACCCTTTCCTCTGAACTGGGAAAGAAGCACAGGAACGAAGGGAAGGTGGGAGGTTCCTAGAGTATGTTTCTTCCTTGCTCCTGGAGCCTGGGGACAGGGGTCTGGCTCTACGGAAGGTCTTGCCCGGGGAATTGTCAGAAAGCCACATGTACCCAAAAGGCCTCTGGCCCCCACTTTAGCTGAGggttccctctcactctctctgtgttttAAGACAGAGAAATGGACTGTCTGATGTACTTTTAAAGTGTAGAATTagagcacttgggtggttcagtgggttaaggatctgacttcggttcaggtcatgatttcacagtttgtgagttcgagcaccccatcgggctctgtgctgacagctgaaagcccagagcctgcttcagattctgtgactccctccctgtctgcttttccccacctcatgctctctctctctctcaaaaataaatacacacttaaaataaaataaaataaaataaaataaaataaaggggagaAGGGGACCCTTCACCGGAAACCCCACACTAGTAAGGACTGGAAGGAGGACTCCCCAACATATCTCCCCACGGTGTGCTCAGTATTGGTCTCACTTCCTCAAAGGCTAGTGTCTGAGCCCACAAGACTCAGGTCTGTGTCTTCAGCATCTGCCCAGGAAACAGGTGTACCCTGATGCCCTGATTAGAAACACCCACTGCTGGCTCTTGCCCAGCCTAGCTCCCTAGTCATGTGTCCTTCATAAGAAGCCTGGCACAGGATGAAATAGCTCTACTCTGCCTCTGATTTGCTGTATGACCTGGAGTAAGTaccttcccctctctggacccCTGAACCCTTTCTTTAAGGCATGACTATGGGCTGCACCTTGGAGCCGGGCTGTCTCTGCTGTCTTCACAGCAATCCTCACCCCACACTGCCCCAGCTTGCCATCccacaggtgctcagtaaatgtagGATAATAAGGCAAACACTGGGTTAATGGGGAGGGCTGGATAAAGCCAGGAGTCTGTGGCTTCTGGAAGAGAGCAAAGCAAAGTTATCCAGCTGAATGAGGGGAGACTTCTGCATCCATGAGAAGGTTGTATTTTAGACTGTTGGGAACAGgagtgattatatttaaaaatggggcatTTTTGCAGAATGGGTGAAAGCAAACCCCTCCATGTGTCCTTATAAGCATGTGATGCACCTGCATCCCAGTGCAGTGTTAGGTGCTTACCCTCAAACAAAAAGGTGTAAGTCATTTACCACCACGGATCATCCCTCCTGCTAGAAATGGGTGCCTGGAGCCTACAGTAGCCCAGCGCTGGCCACAAGCCTCAGGGCCCAAGGCGCTCTCTGCTCTCCCAAGCTCCCTCCCCACAGACCACCCCAGTCTATGCTCCCCTCCTGGCCTTCCTAAGGATTTCCAGCTCAGACAATAGCCTCTGGCCAGCCTCAGCCCCTGCTGCCTCAGTCCTCCAATCTGGAGAGGGCATTCCCTCCTACAGAAACCAGCCAGCCCCCCAGGTCAAATCAGAAAGTTTGCATCTGGGctcccttccttttcccaccCTACCCCGCCCCCTAGCACAAGGACAAACAGTCTCCAGTCCTGGTCATCCCGGAGCCCCAGTGCACCGCCTCCTGTGACACTCACCACTCTACCTTGAGGCTCACAACCTTCACCAGGCCaaggtggtatgtgtgtgtgggcgGGGGGGTGTTCAGGGACTTTATTTCACATCCCCACAACGCCACCCCAATACATATTGTGTGTTTAGGCTGACTTGAATTTAAAGTCAAGTTCAACGTCAATTTAAAGCGGTGGGAGCTTTGGAcctgagttcttttctttttcttttcttttataaagtgtttattttttagagagagtgcgtGACGggcaaggggcagaaaaagaatgagaagatctgaagcaggctctgggctgacaggagCAAGCCGGATTCGGGgctcacaaactcacaaactgagatcataatcAAAGCCAAGTCTggtgctcaaccggctgagccatccagcagCTCCAGACCTGAGTTTTTAAGTTAATGCTGCCATTTGCTAACCATGTGGGAAAGTCACCTgaacctcagtttgctcatccaTAATAATGAACTATATGCCCCATATGTATTTCAAGGACTGTGCTAAGGACTTGGcgtgcattttctcatttcatttccttactGCCTGATGAGAGCCTGCAGTTTCATCATGgccattttacagaagagtaaATCAAGGCTTAGGGAAGTTCAGCCCCAAATCCCTTGATAATGAAACCCGGACCCAGCTCTGTAGGATTCCAAAGCCCACTTCTCCCGCCTGAGACCCCTAGAACCCTGGGAGTGCAGAGGCAGCAAGGCAAGGAAGCCACCCTGCTGCGCTCCCTCCTTCAATTGCCCACCAACGCTACCTTCCTTGGGCGCATCGGCGTCCCAGACGCTCCACATCTGCACAAAGAAGAATGGTGTCCAGCACACGATGAAGGCCAGCACGATAATGAAGGTCATTTTGACGGTGCGGATCTTGGCCTTGGAAATGAGCTTGACGCTGCTGACACGTGCCAGAGCCGCGCGCCCAGCGCCACCCGGGGCCACCGCACCCTCCTGCCCCtccgcagccgccgccgccgtcTTGAGCCGCAAGTTCTGCCAGATCTTGAAGCTGATGAGGCCATAGCAGACAGCGAGCACGATGACCGGCACGATATAGACCGCGAGCGTGATCCACGTGATGTAGGCCTTGGGCCCCCAGGGCTGGATGAAGACAGCCCAGCAGTCGAAGACGCCGTCGGCCACCTCGCGCAGCGAGAAGATGTGCACTTGCGGCGCGCTGGCCACCAGGCACCCTAGCCACGTGGCGAGCACCGCCAGGCGGTCCGCACGGCGACGCAGCGCCCTCAGAGGCTGGCAGATGGCCAGGCAGCGGTCGAGAGACATGAGCAGCAGCAAGTAGGTGGAGGCGAACATGCCCACCACCTGCAGGTACTTGACCAGGCGGCACAGCAGGTCGGGCCCGTAGAAGCGGAAGGTGATGTCCCACAGCAGTTGCGGCAGCACCTGGAACACCGCCACCACCAGGTCGGCTATACTCAGGTgcttcatgaaaaagaaaaggcgcGAGTGCTTGTGGCGCGTGGTGCGCAGCGCCAGTAGCACGCACGCGTTGCCGCTCAGCGCTAGGAAGAGGATGAGGCACAGCACCGCCACCTCCACGCGCGCCAGGGCCTCGTTGCGCTGCGGGGGCCCGGCGGTGCGGTTGCCCTCGGCCCCTGGCTGCGCCTGGCTGCCGTTGACCGCCTCCGCGCTCCAGTTGGCCACAAGCGCGCCCTCCATGCCCGTGGCTGCCGGGCGCCCCTGGCCTTAGAGCCCTTTGAGGAGTGGCGCGGCGGGGTGGGGCCCGACACGCAGTCCGGCGTGCCTGGGGGCGCTCCTCGGGTTCCACTGAGACCCCTCGGACCGATCTGCTGGGTCGGAGCCTGAAACAAACCCAGAGGGCGGTGAGAAGACCGCGCACTCCTCTCCCGACGCACGTGCGGTTCACTTGTCCCCTTCCCGGGAAACCCAAAAATACTTGGGACTAGGAGCACGACCGCCGGCCCGGGGGTTGTTCAGCCGCCACCCCAGAAATCCCCTCTTGAGGTACCTCCTCTGAGCCACTGGAAATGAGCGGGAATCTACCAGACTGCCAGTTCCTTGAAAAGGGAGGGTCGGAATCAGCTACTTTCCTCCGGGACTGGGCCTCCCAAACAGGCTACCTCTCCCAGAGATTCCCAAACTAGCTACCCGCCACGCCCCTCCCCAGCACATCCATCTTCGGCGAGACGCCCCAACGAGCCATCTCTCCTAGTAAACCTTACTGCAGTTATTTCCTCCGGAGATCCCCCTAACAACTACTTGCTTGGGAAACCCTAGCTCAGGACCATCCCCTTCCAATCTCCTATTTCTAAGATCCCTCCTCACTATGAACTTCCATAATAAGTGCTTCCGTGGAACCCCAATCCAGCGCCCCCTCCCGTAAAAACTCCTGTCTCAATCCTACCCCCAGGAGTCCCAACTGCTATTCCCACTACCCCACCCATGAGGATTCTTCCGCGCCCAGCAGCGTCAGGAAGCCAAGCGCTTCTCAGCCCTCGACAGTTAAGGGATGTGCATCTTGATCCTGAGCAGTCTCTTTCCAGGCTCTCGGAGCACTGGGCGTGCCTCCAGGTGCCAGGGGCACGGGGCACCCTACCACCTCCACTTGGGTTCCAATGGCTCCACCAGCCCCAGCCAACCCGTCCACCCGTGCGCAAGACCCAACTACCTGCACCCAGTCCTCGAGCTGGCCTAAAGTTGGCTCCCCGGGGAAGCTGCACTGCCGCGGACAGGTCCAAAGACGCGTGCGCTCCCAGCCCAGACTGGGGTGGCTGCTGGCGGCACCCAGTCCGATACTTTGGTGAGATCTGAGATTCTGAAGCCCCAGCTGGAATCCCCTCGCTCGCACCTAACTCGTTGCTGGGTAGGGACAGAAGGCGAGCGAGGAGCGCGGCGGAGGCTGTGCGCGCTGACAGCGTCAGGATGCTGCGCTGTCTGCTGGTGGCCGGCTTTTCTGCAGCCTGGGACTCGGGCTGCACCACCACAGGAGTCCGCTGGGAGGCGCGGAGGGCCGCCCCGGAGACCCCCGCAGAGCCGAGTTAACCTCGCCCAGCGATTGCCCCAGAGCGGTAACAGGCTTATTTCACAGTAGCTTAAAACAGCAAGAGGGAAGGAGCTCATAAATAACCCGcttggtttcttcctttcttggttTACAAGCTCTTGACTCTCAGGCAAATGGGAGGTTTGCATAGTGGTGTTTTCCCTTGGGTGGATGGTGATGAAGTTACAAAAGCATTTAACTGATATTTCCCAAACATCGGGTTAATTTCAGCGctattatttttcccctcccaGGAGCCTGATATACTGTATTTAGCAGTGAATTCAAGTAAATCCTTGCTTTGCAATACTTTTGTTCCTATTCCCATTCCTGAGGAATGAGAAATGCCTTCTATTCTAACCCACGCTGGGAAAGGACTTCATTCTTTAGGTAGCTTTAAGGAAAGAGCTCAAGAAAAGAGTCTATCTTCATTGTAAAGTGATTCTCTCAGTCTGGGTCCAGAAGCCATTTCTGCCTCTTTGCCACACTTCAGAATTAAAACCCAACATGATGCCAAAAGGGCGAAATGTTAAGGACAGCTTCTTCTCACTCCAAActcttttttaattctaaaaccaggttggttttctttttttcttttaactgattTTACAGACGCCAAGTAGTAAGGGAATAACAGGTGAGGATTCAAAAATGAACAAGGCTCTTTAAAATTTAAACGCATACTTTCTCCtgacatttcatttctctctcttttaattacGTGGAGAGAATTGAGTTAGCCAAGGACTGGGTTTGCTGAATCCACAATTACAGCCCTGTGCCAAGACATCCTAGGGACAGACCATTCCTCTGTGCTGGTCCCAAGGTCCTTAGAGTTGTGGGAGCATTCCAGGATGGGCCTGGGAAGTCCAGCAGCGTTGGAAAAGGGTGAAAGCTGTCTTTCTTGCCCTTTGGGAGAGGCATCGTAATGtcattacaaaacaaaattcaacggaataaattttaaagatctgaCTGGCTTTATCCAAAAACTCGTAAATCAGACAGCCTCCCATCTAGCAGATGAAAAGGAGCTCCAAGGAGCTTTACAAAACGAAAGACGTTTATATGCAGAAGGGAGCCTCGGAACAGAGAATACGGAAGCTATACAGGCTACAGAGTGACTGGTTATTACAAGGTTACTTTCCCTATGGGGCACGGCAGGGGTCTATCAGACAGATTGTTCATTAGTGCCTGTCAGGTAGTTTGAAACTCCATCTCTGGTAGAGCTGAAACTGAATCTCAGTTTGGTGATGTGGGGTGTAGCATACGCAACTCCATTTTGgatccttgtcttgtttttttttttaatgtttatttattttgagagagggagagagagaacatgggggagggctgagagagggaaagagagaatcccaagcaagcactGCAGtttcagtgcaaagcctgacatggggctggatctcatgaactgtgagatcataacctgagcagaaatccagagttggtcgtttactgactgagccatccaggtgctccatgggtctgtcttctttttttttttttgtaatgttttatttatttttgatagagagagagagagacagagcatgagagggggaggggcagagagagatggagacacagaactggaagcaggctccaggctctgagctagctgtcaacacagagcctgatgtggggcttgaactcacgaatgtgagatctgacctgagccaaagtcgtaggcttaaccgactgagccacccaggtgcccctgtcttctTGTTTTTAACAACATTAATGACTAGTCTTTGTCATACAAATTACAGATTAAAGTTACAAACTTGTCTGGCGAGTATTAAGTGATCTTGAGTTTCTCCCTAGGCCTCAGTTGCCCTATATGTAAAATGAGAGGGCTGGTCAAAATAGCCCATCTCTGAGATTGCACCCTTCTGGTTTTCTGGAATTTGATGATGTATGCCATCTGAGAACCTAATTCTAGAAGGTAAAACACATCTGCCCTGCCCCATGGTGGGATGAGGAAGGGTTTTCCCTAAGCACCCCTGAAGGGTTGTATTATATTTACCTGTCACCTTTCCTATTGTACATACCTATCTATAAAATGTGTTGAGAAAATGATTAATGGATTCCCCAAGAACATCCCTCAGCAAATTAATCACTAGAGTCAGACCCTTGCTTCTCAATAATATTTGTGTAAATCTGGCTGAAAGAGGGCTCTTTGTGTGAGAAAGTGTGTCATTCATACACGTGGCCCATTATTCCTGAGAGAAAGCAATGACAGAGATAAAGCATGATACTTCCAATTCCACAAACATGACAATTGACAATGGATGTGACAACACACCACCTATTAAGGAGCTGGCATAAATAAATGTATCCTCTGTTCGTAGCTGTTGTTGCCCTAAGTGACAATACAACAGACATAActagagagaaaaagcattttgGGGAATAACTGAGCTTGAAATAAAAGCAGGCTGTTCTTTTGCAAAAGGTTTACTGAGAATCAGGATCTCTGGAATCTGTGACTTCTTCTGGAGAAGTAGGGCCCTGAGGAGTGGAGAGTCATTTCAAAGTGGTTGCTAGGCTCCAAACAGGCCAATCCCAAATAACTGGGACTCTCATGttgtcttacagatgaggaaactgaggttcagagagggtgaGGGGCTTGCTGCAGGCACACTGCTGGTTCAAGGCCAGCATGGCTGCCGTGAAGCATGAGGCAAACCCAGAGAGGTCTGCCAGCGCCAGACCATCCAGCCTGGCAGCCTTGTTAAGGGACTTTGAGCTCTCTCTCTGAGTGCTGGGAcactggggctggggagaggcaggcagtTTCCTGGTTACCGGATGGAGAGACTTGATAAGAGATAATGCGTTTGCATCAGCTGGAGGAAGGACTGGAAGGGGGCAAGTGGCAGGAGGCAAATGGGGTGTGAGCCCACTGAGAAAGGGGCTTGCCTGAGCAGCAAACTGTCTGGGTTGACATGGCAAGGACAAGTGACGTGCCCAAGGTCGCACTATCATCAGAAATGAAGTCAGACtgtggcgcctgggtagctcagacagCTGatcatccgacttcgactcaggtcatgatctcatggtttgtgagttcaagccccacagtgagctgtctgctgtcagcacagaacctgcttcaggccctctgtccccctctctctgcccctccacttcttgtgctctctcaaaaataaataaagcatttaaaaaataagaaaagaaaaagaaatgaagccagACCAAAACTCTAGTCTTTGAGCAGCACTGAAAGGTTCTGGAGGTAAAAGCTGGAAGGACCTTTGGGGGAAGTAGAGGGCAAAGGGGCACTGTCTGAGGAAAGGGGACAAGAGAGGGGACTTGAAACAGTCCCTCGGGACACCCTAAGACAGCCAAGCTTTCTTTTCCCGTCTGCCACCCCTGCCTGGGTCTATCAGTCCATCTCTGGTCGGAAGAAGGAACCTAAGAGAAATTCCAGTGACTGGACAGCTCCAAACACAAACACCATCCCAGCCCCGGCAGCCCCatgtctccccctcctccaccaatTCCAACAGCCCACTCAATtcctcttttattattaaaaaaaaaaaaaaaaaaggcatttctttCCAGAGGGGCACCCAACAAAACATCCTTTCTTCTTGGAATCTTGAGCACATTTCAACAAAATGTACTATTTCCTGAACTATGTTATGcacattcattcagtaaatattttctaagcatCTACTGGGTACCCAGTGGGGTGACCCTGAATCACAGCACCCAGAGGCAGTGATGAGTTTGGAATTGAACTTGACCCCCCAGGGCTCCTGAGGAGAGTGAGAAAATCAGCACATGCAGAAGGATGGGAATCCCTGAGTTCAGGGTTCCGATTCCACCAGAAACATGCTGCCTTGTATGACCAGGGGCAAGCATCACCTCCCTGGCCGGTTTCCTCTCCTTAGAATGAGGGTACTGGACAATCTCTAAGGTCTCTTACCATCCtgtcgttttctctctctctctctcttttttttttttttttgaaatcgagatagagaatgagacagagagagaaagagagtcctaagcaggctccaagctgtcagcacagagctagacatggggctcgaacacacaaaccacaagatcatgaactgagcccaaaccaagagtcagacgcttaaccaactgagccctcgaGATGTGCCCTGTCTGTCATTTTCTACATCCAGGCAGAAACCACACACAGCCTAGCCGTGGGCACAGACAGTGTGGTGAGGCATGCTCAGGGCCCAGGGCTGACTACGTGCACACGGTCTGGTACTCAAGGAAGAGAGAGTATGGTCTGTGCTGGAAAGGTTAGAGCGCTGTGCCAGGACATTGAGTCTTCAACAACTGAAATACCATTTTTCACCTATCAGACTGGTGAGAATGAACAAGCAAAATAtcccggggagggggcggtgctGATGCTCTCACACACTGCTGACGGGAATGCATTTCAGAAAAGCCTCCTTAGAAGGCAATAGGGCAATCTGTAGAAGAGCCTTGAAACTTGGATACTCTTTGACACAGCAATTAATCCTTCTAGTGACAGAACTTAAAGGACACAATTGGGTAAGAAGGCAAAGAAATGTGTATACAGATGTTAATCAAGCATTACTGATAACAGCAAAATAGGAGGAATAGAACAAGATTTGTTATATGCCTCCAGTGAAAAGtgatagaaaagttaaaaatgatgggggtggggggaatctgTGTTAACTGACATGGAATGGGAGGGGGCGCATGTGAgtctgagaaaggaagaagatggtagaggaggaggatgacagggagggggagaaggaggagggagagaggggagggggaggaaggaggaggagaattcTCTCTAAAGGATGTTACAAACACATCAACAGCGGTTAGCTCTGGCTGAGAGGGTTATGGATGGCTGCAGTACTTTGATGATC encodes:
- the OXTR gene encoding oxytocin receptor, whose product is MEGALVANWSAEAVNGSQAQPGAEGNRTAGPPQRNEALARVEVAVLCLILFLALSGNACVLLALRTTRHKHSRLFFFMKHLSIADLVVAVFQVLPQLLWDITFRFYGPDLLCRLVKYLQVVGMFASTYLLLLMSLDRCLAICQPLRALRRRADRLAVLATWLGCLVASAPQVHIFSLREVADGVFDCWAVFIQPWGPKAYITWITLAVYIVPVIVLAVCYGLISFKIWQNLRLKTAAAAAEGQEGAVAPGGAGRAALARVSSVKLISKAKIRTVKMTFIIVLAFIVCWTPFFFVQMWSVWDADAPKEASAFIIAMLLASLNSCCNPWIYMLFTGHLFHELVQRFLCCSSRYLKGSRPGETSVSKKSNSSTFVLSRHSSSQRSSSQPSAV